In the genome of Osmerus mordax isolate fOsmMor3 chromosome 15, fOsmMor3.pri, whole genome shotgun sequence, one region contains:
- the plag1 gene encoding zinc finger protein PLAG1 has product MATGIQGHLDHVPEKVRLAVATGKRKRAEGKPRKNFSCQLCEKAFNSVEKLKVHSYSHTGERPYQCSHQDCTKAFVSKYKLLRHMATHSPEKTHKCTYCEKMFHRKDHLKNHLHTHDPNKEAFSCQECGKSYNTKLGFKRHLALHAANSGDLTCQVCLQLFASTGVLLEHLKTHAGKSSGGTKEKKHRCEHCERRFYTRKDVRRHMVVHTGRKDFLCQYCAQRFGRKDHLTRHVKKSHAREMLRVKTEPTDSLEPFVSDLAMGDLPPILPSRQLQLYGCPVLALPTPDTEHLNSLPHSFSLKYPLGSNFTSYTTTVPEREQHLKGDLETYLMEMQSTMPSSSTQFSASKLELEPQMDPLDETTQEMSLSKMSAVAAAAAATSDTLATSSSLLDFSQLFNFLPLNGPHYNQTGATGSLATSYLPEETLSLVQLSPQPPDAPEVSGSPLHGLSSSFTSNLSTTTTLPRFHQAFQ; this is encoded by the exons ATGGCCACAGGAATCCAGGGGCACCTTGACCACGTTCCAGAGAAAGTAAGGCTTGCGGTGGCCACAGGGAAGCGCAAGAGAGCTGAAGGAAAACCCAGGAAGAACTTCTCCTGCCAACTATGCGAGAAGGCCTTCAATAGTGTAGAAAAGCTGAAGGTgcactcatactcacacacaggagagagaccgtACCAGTGTTCCCATCAAGACTGCACCAAGGCCTTCGTCTCCAAATACAAGCTGCTACG GCATATGGCTACACACTCACCAGAGAAAACCCACAAGTGTACATACTGTGAGAAAATGTTTCACCGAAAGGATCACTTAAAGAATCACCTGCACACTCATGACCCAAACAAGGAGGCATTTTCCTGCCAGGAATGTGGTAAGAGCTACAACACTAAGCTGGGTTTCAAACGCCACCTTGCCCTCCATGCAGCCAATAGTGGAGACCTCACCTGCCAGGTGTGTCTGCAGCTATTTGCCAGCACAGGGGTTCTCCTGGAACACCTTAAAACACATGCAGGCAAGTCCTCAGGCGGGACCAAAGAGAAGAAGCACAGATGCGAGCATTGTGAGCGACGCTTTTACACCCGCAAAGATGTGCGGAGGCACATGGTGGTGCACACTGGGCGTAAGGACTTCCTTTGTCAGTACTGCGCCCAGCGCTTCGGTAGGAAGGACCACCTGACACGCCATGTGAAGAAGAGCCATGCTCGGGAGATGCTGAGGGTTAAGACAGAGCCAACCGATTCGCTGGAGCCCTTTGTCAGTGACCTGGCAATGGGTGATCTGCCACCCATTCTGCCCTCGAGGCAGCTACAGCTCTATGGATGTCCTGTCCTTGCCCTTCCAACCCCGGACACAGAACACCTTAACAGCCTTCCACACTCTTTCTCCTTAAAGTACCCTCTGGGCTCCAACTTTACCTCATATACTACCACCGTGCCAGAGAGGGAGCAACATTTGAAGGGAGACCTGGAGACATACTTGATGGAAATGCAGAGCACCATGCCTTCTTCCTCCACTCAGTTCTCAGCCTCGAAACTGGAGCTGGAACCCCAGATGGACCCCTTGGATGAAACAACCCAGGAAATGTCCCTCTCCAAAATGTCtgcagtggcagcagcagcagcagcaacaagtGATACGCTGGCAACCTCTTCGTCATTGCTTGATTTCTCCCAGCTCTTTAACTTCCTGCCTTTAAATGGCCCACATTATAACCAGACAGGAGCCACGGGCAGCTTGGCAACCTCGTACCTGCCAGAGGAGACCCTTTCTCTAGTTCAGTTGTCCCCCCAACCACCTGATGCCCCGGAAGTATCTGGAAGTCCCCTCCatggtctctcttcctccttcacatCTAATCTGAGCACAACCACCACACTGCCCCGttttcaccaagcctttcagtaG